Sequence from the Microbacterium sp. AZCO genome:
TCGAGCTGCTCGGCGGAGAGCCCGACGACACGACGCTCCGCCGCTACCTGCACGGCCTTCCCGGCGTCGACGCCGTGGGCCTCGAGCAGCGCGCCGCGGGCCTCGGCACGCGCTCGATCAAGACGACGTCGAAGGCGTGGGCCCTCGACAAGATCATCGAGCTGATCGACCTGACGACCCTGGAGGGCGCCGACACGCCCGGCAAGGTGCGCTCCCTCGTCGCCAAGGCGCTGAATCCGGATGCCTCCGATCCGAGCTGTCCGCGGGTGGCCGCGGTCTGCGTGTACGGCGACATGGTGGCCTACGCCGTCGAGGCGCTGGGCGGCGCGCACGGCGACCCGGACGAGGGCCTCGTGTCGGTGGCGGCGGTCGCGACGGCCTTCCCGAGCGGGCGCGCGTCCCTCGACATCAAGCTCGCCGACACCGCCGCGGCGGTCGCGGACGGAGCTGACGAGATCGACATGGTCATCGATCGCGGCGCGTTCCTCGCCGGTCGCTACGGACTCGTGTTCGACCAGATCGCCCGCGTCAAGCAGGCGTGCCGCCGCGCCGACGGCACGTACGCCTCGCTCAAGGTCATCCTCGAGACGGGCGAGCTGAACACGTACGACAACGTCAAGCGCGCCTCCTGGCTCGCGATCCTCGCGGGCGGTGACTTCATCAAGACCTCGACCGGCAAGGTGCAGCCGGCCGCGACGCTGCCGACGACCCTCCTGATGCTCGAGGTCGTGCGCGACTGGCACCGCGCGACGGGGGAGAAGATCGGCGTCAAGCCCGCCGGCGGCATCCGCACCTCGAAGGACGCCATCAAGTACCTCGTGACCGTCGCCGAGACGGTGGGCGAGGAGTGGCTGCAGCCGCACCTGTTCCGGTACGGGGCATCCAGCCTGCTCAACGACGTGCTGCTGCAGCGGCAGAAGCTGAAGAGCGGCCACTACTCCGGCGGCGACTACGTGACGATCGACTGAGGACCGAGATGAGTTTCCTGGAATACGCCCCTGCCCCCGAATCGCGGTCGATCCTCTCGCTCAAGCCCGAGTACGGCCTCTTCATCGACGGCGACTTCCGCCCCGGCACGGGGGAGTCGTTCACGACGATCTCGCCCGCCGACGAGCAGCCCATCGCGACCATCGCCGCCGGCAGTGAGGCGGATGTCGACGCCGCGGTCGCCGCCGCGCGCCGCGCCTACGACAGGACGTGGTCGAAGATGAGCGGCCGCGACCGCGGCAAGTACCTCTTCCGCATCGCGCGTCTCGTGCAGGAGCGCGCCCGGGAACTTGCCGTCGCCGAGAGCCTCGACAACGGCAAGCCGATCAAGGAGAGCCGCGACGTCGACGTGCCGCTCGTCGCGGCCTGGTTCTTCTACTACGCCGGCTGGGCCGACAAGCTCGACTACGCCGGCCTCGGCGCCGACCCGAAGGCGCTCGGTGTCGCGGGCCAGGTCATCCCGTGGAACTTCCCGCTGCTCATGCTCGCGTGGAAGGTCGCCCCCGCGCTCGCGGCGGGCAACACCGTCGTGCTCAAGCCCGCCGAGACGACGCCGCTGTCGGCCCTGATCTTCGCGGAGATCCTGCAGCAGGCCGACCTTCCCCCCGGCGTCGTCAACATCGTGACGGGCGCGGGCGCGACGGGCGCGGCCGTGGTGCGGCATCCCGATGTGAACAAGGTCGCCTTCACGGGCTCGACCGCGGTGGGGCGCGAGATCGCCAAGGCGGTCGCCGGCACCGACAAGAAGCTCACGCTCGAGCTCGGCGGCAAGGCCGCGAACATCGTCTTCGAGGACGCGCCGATCGACCAGGCGATCGAGGGCATCGTCAACGGCATCTTCTTCAACCAGGGGCACGTGTGCTGCGCCGGCAGCCGCCTGCTCGTGCAGGAGTCGATCCACGACGAGGTCGTCGACCGCCTGAAGACCCGCCTCTCGACGCTGCGCCTCGGCGACCCGCTCGACAAGAACACCGACATCGGCGCGATCAACTCCCGCGAGCAGCTCGACCGCATCCGCGAGCTCAGCCGCATCGGCGAGGAGGAGGGGGCGGAGCGCTGGAGCGCCGACTGCGTCATCCCCGAGAACGGCTTCTGGTTCGCCCCCACGATCTTCACGAACGTGCAGGCATCCCACCGCATCGCGCGGGACGAGATCTTCGGACCCGTCCTCTCGGTGCTGACCTTCCGCACGCCGGCCGAGGCCATCGAGAAGGCCAACAACACGCCCTACGGGCTGTCCGCGGGCATCTGGTCCGACAAGGGCTCGCGCATCCTCGCCGTCGCAGACCGCCTC
This genomic interval carries:
- the deoC gene encoding deoxyribose-phosphate aldolase, coding for MSRTDLQTLPERAVELLGGEPDDTTLRRYLHGLPGVDAVGLEQRAAGLGTRSIKTTSKAWALDKIIELIDLTTLEGADTPGKVRSLVAKALNPDASDPSCPRVAAVCVYGDMVAYAVEALGGAHGDPDEGLVSVAAVATAFPSGRASLDIKLADTAAAVADGADEIDMVIDRGAFLAGRYGLVFDQIARVKQACRRADGTYASLKVILETGELNTYDNVKRASWLAILAGGDFIKTSTGKVQPAATLPTTLLMLEVVRDWHRATGEKIGVKPAGGIRTSKDAIKYLVTVAETVGEEWLQPHLFRYGASSLLNDVLLQRQKLKSGHYSGGDYVTID
- a CDS encoding aldehyde dehydrogenase family protein, translating into MSFLEYAPAPESRSILSLKPEYGLFIDGDFRPGTGESFTTISPADEQPIATIAAGSEADVDAAVAAARRAYDRTWSKMSGRDRGKYLFRIARLVQERARELAVAESLDNGKPIKESRDVDVPLVAAWFFYYAGWADKLDYAGLGADPKALGVAGQVIPWNFPLLMLAWKVAPALAAGNTVVLKPAETTPLSALIFAEILQQADLPPGVVNIVTGAGATGAAVVRHPDVNKVAFTGSTAVGREIAKAVAGTDKKLTLELGGKAANIVFEDAPIDQAIEGIVNGIFFNQGHVCCAGSRLLVQESIHDEVVDRLKTRLSTLRLGDPLDKNTDIGAINSREQLDRIRELSRIGEEEGAERWSADCVIPENGFWFAPTIFTNVQASHRIARDEIFGPVLSVLTFRTPAEAIEKANNTPYGLSAGIWSDKGSRILAVADRLRAGVVWANTFNRFDPSSPFGGYKESGYGREGGRHGLLAYLKGGRA